In Persicimonas caeni, a single window of DNA contains:
- a CDS encoding ATP-binding protein, which produces MSYATRLNQTRAQLFGRESELDEVLDALDEGSGYVGIYGPPGVGKSALARRVAAAWIARDCEVAFVDARATGDFDTLLDALVHALSMPPVAEFEREEVFEQLTRALRERSEILVVLDDVERVRPQVAALLARLQAAPGLRAVVTSRVPVEGVELLALPLRPLEEDAAVALFEARARRARPEFRAAQLEEGALRTLILQLDHLPLAIELAAARLAIMTPQALLTRLGERLGKRLQLLRPGHAAGARAPMALEEAIAISWEMLDDVQRCVLSQCAVFEGGFELAAAEEVVAIDDEKLWVGDVLQSLVLQSLLVTSHDEPTQEMRFTLLESIQEFALAHGDDTQLEDARRRHSEHFYERGRAWAAQVRGQSGEAALACLIGESANINAACERLAPAKAAALTLTLEPTFEVRGLLGSYLERIDARRKKCERSDGVWPHAREAITRARLLSLAGRLQEALAEIEPALESAAPSTPLRPETLLQRGRILRALGRLQEARVDWSRGLEECEAPFWRFQLQNELGLLELNRARFGTPRAEDEEDALAKGAELLAEAYELACRHTHALYRARPAVGWALALHETGETARATRLLADELERQIDAGYRNGELLCRHHMAMLEFYATHYDRALELADEVDHGLAQAGLTARRARNLSYAAIYANAAGRLDEAADFIARALDAAALSGQEVTALVADVQGLMVAWERGDEDTMHAHLDRGRRTADSVGSPGHAAFLDAYEAFLLAADGRLETARELGESAIERLRTAAEYRGERGDHVARAWAATLELSATDIHLEAGRWSRVYEALGAVDGLADLPEDALTAVARRHAQLAAERARADYDLPEAPPSQVLRIGSDGHTFQLGDHDPVNLSSRAPLRRVLGELVERASAGRPSADVDALVAAGWPGEALEPTSAANRVYATIRMLRKQGLDGIIVTDDDGYRLAEGVWVRSEPDS; this is translated from the coding sequence GTGAGCTACGCGACACGCCTCAATCAAACCCGCGCACAGTTATTCGGAAGAGAGTCAGAGCTCGACGAGGTCTTGGACGCTCTGGACGAGGGCTCTGGATATGTGGGCATCTACGGTCCACCCGGCGTCGGAAAATCCGCCCTGGCGAGGCGTGTAGCAGCCGCCTGGATCGCGCGCGATTGCGAGGTGGCCTTTGTCGACGCACGTGCGACCGGCGACTTCGACACGCTGCTCGACGCGCTCGTCCACGCCTTGTCGATGCCGCCGGTCGCCGAATTCGAGCGCGAGGAGGTCTTCGAGCAGTTGACGCGCGCGCTTCGGGAGCGTTCCGAGATCTTGGTGGTGCTCGACGACGTCGAGAGGGTGCGCCCGCAGGTCGCCGCCTTGCTCGCTCGGCTGCAAGCCGCTCCGGGGCTGCGGGCCGTGGTGACCTCGCGCGTGCCCGTCGAAGGCGTCGAGCTGCTCGCCCTGCCCCTGAGACCGCTCGAGGAGGACGCAGCCGTCGCCCTCTTCGAGGCCCGCGCACGTCGCGCTCGGCCCGAGTTTCGCGCCGCGCAACTCGAAGAAGGCGCTCTGCGCACTCTGATTCTACAGCTCGACCACCTTCCGCTCGCCATCGAACTCGCCGCCGCGCGCCTGGCGATCATGACGCCGCAGGCGCTGCTCACGCGCCTCGGTGAGCGACTCGGCAAGCGCTTGCAGTTGCTTCGGCCAGGTCACGCCGCCGGTGCGCGCGCGCCGATGGCGCTCGAAGAGGCGATCGCCATCTCCTGGGAGATGCTCGATGACGTCCAAAGGTGCGTACTCAGCCAATGTGCCGTCTTCGAGGGCGGCTTCGAGCTCGCCGCGGCCGAGGAAGTCGTGGCGATCGACGACGAGAAGTTATGGGTGGGCGATGTATTGCAGTCTCTCGTGCTGCAATCGTTGCTCGTCACCAGCCACGACGAGCCTACCCAAGAGATGCGCTTCACACTTCTCGAGAGCATTCAAGAGTTCGCCCTCGCCCATGGCGACGACACACAGCTCGAAGACGCGCGCCGACGGCACAGCGAGCACTTCTACGAGCGCGGTCGAGCGTGGGCGGCACAAGTGCGTGGTCAGAGTGGCGAGGCCGCCCTCGCCTGCCTTATCGGCGAGTCAGCCAATATCAACGCCGCCTGCGAGCGCCTGGCGCCTGCCAAGGCGGCCGCGTTGACGCTGACGCTCGAGCCGACCTTCGAGGTTCGCGGCCTGCTCGGTTCCTATCTGGAGCGCATCGATGCTCGGCGCAAAAAGTGTGAGAGGAGCGACGGCGTATGGCCTCACGCCCGCGAAGCGATCACGCGAGCGCGACTCCTCAGCCTCGCCGGCCGACTTCAGGAAGCGCTCGCGGAGATAGAGCCTGCGCTAGAAAGTGCAGCACCGAGCACACCGCTCCGCCCTGAAACGCTCCTACAGCGTGGTCGAATCCTGAGAGCCCTCGGGCGTTTGCAAGAGGCTCGCGTTGATTGGAGTCGCGGCCTGGAAGAGTGCGAAGCGCCCTTCTGGCGATTTCAGTTGCAGAACGAACTCGGCCTCCTCGAGCTCAACCGCGCCCGCTTCGGTACTCCGAGAGCCGAAGACGAGGAGGACGCCCTCGCCAAGGGGGCCGAGCTTCTGGCCGAGGCGTACGAACTCGCCTGCAGACACACTCACGCCCTCTACCGCGCTCGACCGGCGGTCGGCTGGGCGCTCGCGCTCCACGAGACCGGCGAGACGGCCCGGGCCACACGTCTCCTCGCCGACGAACTCGAAAGGCAAATCGACGCCGGCTACCGAAACGGCGAGCTCCTCTGCCGCCACCACATGGCGATGCTCGAATTCTATGCCACCCACTACGACCGCGCCCTCGAATTGGCCGACGAAGTCGACCATGGGCTCGCCCAGGCAGGGCTGACTGCCAGAAGAGCGCGCAACTTGTCGTACGCAGCGATCTACGCCAACGCCGCCGGCCGCCTCGACGAAGCCGCCGACTTCATCGCCCGTGCGCTCGACGCCGCCGCACTGAGCGGCCAAGAGGTCACCGCCCTCGTCGCCGACGTTCAGGGTCTGATGGTCGCCTGGGAGCGAGGCGACGAAGACACCATGCACGCCCACCTCGATCGTGGCCGCAGGACGGCCGACTCGGTCGGATCGCCGGGCCACGCCGCGTTTCTCGACGCCTACGAGGCGTTTCTTCTGGCTGCCGACGGTCGCCTCGAGACAGCCCGGGAGCTCGGCGAGTCCGCCATCGAACGCCTGCGCACCGCCGCCGAGTACCGTGGCGAGCGCGGCGACCACGTCGCCCGCGCCTGGGCGGCCACGTTGGAACTCTCGGCAACTGATATCCACCTCGAGGCGGGACGCTGGAGCCGCGTCTACGAGGCACTCGGCGCCGTCGACGGCCTCGCCGACCTCCCCGAAGACGCACTCACCGCCGTGGCGCGCCGCCACGCGCAGCTAGCCGCCGAGCGCGCGCGCGCCGACTACGACCTTCCGGAGGCCCCACCGTCACAGGTACTGCGTATCGGTTCCGACGGTCACACCTTCCAGCTCGGCGACCACGACCCGGTCAATCTGTCGAGCCGCGCCCCACTTCGACGCGTGCTCGGCGAACTCGTCGAACGCGCGTCCGCCGGACGACCCTCGGCCGACGTCGACGCCTTGGTCGCCGCAGGCTGGCCGGGCGAAGCACTCGAGCCGACCTCGGCTGCCAACCGCGTCTACGCCACGATTCGCATGCTCCGAAAGCAGGGCCTCGACGGCATCATCGTGACCGACGATGACGGATACAGATTGGCGGAAGGCGTTTGGGTCAGGAGTGAACCGGACTCATGA